From Triticum urartu cultivar G1812 chromosome 2, Tu2.1, whole genome shotgun sequence, a single genomic window includes:
- the LOC125541228 gene encoding dolichyl-diphosphooligosaccharide--protein glycosyltransferase subunit 4A-like, with protein MFDDQDLGFFTNFLGIFIFVLVHFVMEDPNYDN; from the coding sequence ATGTTTGACGACCAAGACCTGGGTTTCTTCACCAACTtcctgggcatcttcatctttgTGTTGGTCCACTTTGTGATGGAGGACCCGAACTACGACAACTGA